AACGTAATCCGCCCCAGTTCCGGATCGACTGCAACCTGTCCGGGTAAGGGGCGGTAGTGCCAATGGCTAAGATTCGCCACTACAACTTGGTCAGCAGGAATCAATTGCCGATCCGAACCAACGAAAATCTGCAAGCTTTTGCCCTGTCCGTAATAGTCGTTTTTGTGAGCTTGTAGGGCTCGACGGCTGATGGGTATCGGCAGATTTAAGGGTTCTGCAATGTGGGTCGGTTGATCTTCCGGTTGAGGGCGGTTGTATAGAGGAGTATCGTGACCTAAAACGCTAAAACTGTAGCAGTGAGAACCTGTTTCCTCTAAGCAATAAGCAGGCGTTTGTGTCACTGAATAAGCTTGCAGTCGCCAAACAAACAAACCGACTGCCGGAATACTGTACTGCCCAACGCCACGATGGGAGTTAATGCGGCGAATATCTAGTGTGTGAGCAGATTGGTTAAAAGGGCTATTGAGACGATCGAGCATCTCACTCTGACGTAGATCGATCGTTTGACGAGTTGGTTGCAGCGGAAAGTGAATATTCTGGTTCCAACCCAGCAATTGATAAAACTCGACGGCTCTTGCAGGCCAATTGGCAACATCTTGAGCGAGCAGTTCTAGCAATGCCAGTGTTCCTTTACGGCGACGATAGCGAATTGTGTTCGCCACATCTCGACGCGGAATCAAGATTTTGTTGCGCTGCTGTCCCTGAAGCGTCGTTACGTCTGCGGATGCGCCTGCTTGATGAACAGGCTGATAGCCAAGCAAATCTGCCAGATAAGGAACTGCCCAATCCTGGCAAGTCTCAATAAACCAGTTTTCGTAGAGTTGAGCAATATCCGACTCCACAACCTCGACCTGCTCATTAATCACTTGTAGCAGGGCTTGCAGAGGAAAGCCAACTTCAGCGTCTCGGTGCCGATAAACGGCGGGCAGCAGTTTGTAAAGACGATCGAGAGAGGGGTTCATAGGAGAGAAGAGGGATGAGGGTTAGATGCGGTTGAGAATCAGAGTATCGGGTACAGCAGGGGTGAGGTAGGCAAGTTGGGCAGGGTGGATAGAGCCGTCTTGGTTGCCTGCCAAATTCACGGCGACGAAGGATGCAGGTTCGCCATTTTTGAGTTGATCAAGCCGTTTAACAATTTCGCTGGGAGGCAGAACGCGTCGTTTTTTGGGGTTGTTGGGGTCAACTTCTTTTTCGGGAATACCGCCGAAAGTATCGACATCAACGTAGTCAACGCCCGGAATTTGCTGAATCGTGCGAATCACTTCACTAAGATAGGCAGGTTGTCCGAGTTGCCGCTGCTCGAAGCTGAATGTTTCCAGCAATGCGGTCCGAATTTGCGTGACGACAGATTCCCATAAGTAATCCGGGTGAATTTTGACGTTTGCCTCGATCACCAGCAGCAGCAGTTCTCGCAGTTCTACCTGAACGGGTTGGTTCGGATCGCCAGATTGCTTTAAGGCTTGCAGAAAGTTCTGATACAAATCAGAGTTTTGGTCGATCGGAATGTCATCGGCTCCAGCGATCGTCAGGTGAACCAGTTGCCGTTGACTGTCAGAGAGACGAGTCGCACTGGCTTTGCCAATTCCAGCAAAAGTGCGAGTGAAATCAGCATAGTCTTTCACAGATACCAAGCGATCGAGCGCCATTAGAGCCAGGGGTACGTTACGACGCGCTTGATCACGGCTTTCTGCATCAGCGCCGCCTGTTGCGGGTAGCGGATTAATCACACTCTTCACGCCCAGAGGACGAGTTGCCAATAAGCTAAGTTGTTCAGCTTTGACGTTTCCTGGTTTGCCGATGCCTGTTCGATATAAGGCTTTAATATTCTCGATGCCACTGGGAGGACGTGCACCCTGGCGTCCGTTGCCAAAGATGACGGTCGTTTTGCCTTGGTCGTCTGTTTGCGTAATGAATTTGCGATCGTCTTTCTCTAAGTCTGCTAAAGTCTCTGTTTCACGCCAGAGAATGTCGTTGACGCGCACTTCTAGCGTACTGGCTGACCCTGCGGGGGTTGGCGCTGCCAGATAAGTGACAGGGAATTGTTGCAGCCGGAAGGATTGTAGTTCTTGACTCGCATTCCCACTGCCTAAAACTTCACGACGGGTTTCACCATGAGTCGCTTTCACAACGTTGCCATAAACGGTAACAGTATCGCGTTTGTATTGGTATGCCAGGGGCTGTGCCAGTCGTAAAAACGTGTGAGGTTGGTCTCCTGGTAAGGTTGGGTCAACGCGTTGATCGACCCCTGCTAGCATGACCAGTTCACTGGCTCGAACCCCGCTTGTGCCATCCGGTAAATCAGTGCGTTCACCAGAAACGATCATCCAACGTCCGGCTTCTAGTCCTCGATACAGTTCTGCAAGCTCAATTTCGTTTTCCTGAATTGGATTTTGCTTCTCTGCTTCAACGGGGGTGATCGGTCCTGCTGCCAGCTTTAATTCTTCACTTTGGGCAAACACGGCTGTTTCCCGCACGATGCGAAATGTTTCTCGATTCGGATCAAGCCACTGGTGATTTTGCAGTTCAATTCGCGTTGCTTTAACTGGTAGATTGTATTCATTGCGAGAGCGATCGCTAACTGCTTTCACTTGGCTAATAATCTGTTGCGGAATCGTACTGTTCAGTGGTTCCGGACGTTCGATGACAACCCAACTTTGCGGCAAAATTTGTCCATAGCTGGTGTCTAACCAAATCACATCTCCGATCTCAGTGCGATCGGCTGTCTCACTCACACTACCGTTGACGGTAATGGTGACGCTGTTTGTTGGTTCTCCAGAACTTATGTTGAACAAAATTCCGGGAGATGGCGTTGGAAGGGAGGGCTGACTAACGGTGCTGTCAATGCAGATCGGCTGATTGCCTATGCTAGAGATTTGAAGCTGCTGTTCTGGATCAATACTCAGACGTACATTGATATTGCGATCGGGTAAGACAAAGTCCAGTATGAGTGGTAAGAATTCACTGCTGCTTGATTCAACAACCGTGACATTTAGCGATATGCCATTTTGTGTCACCGTAAATGATTGTCCTTGAGCTGGAAGCTGGTGATTGGGATCAGTTAAGGTTTGGTTGTCGATCGTTAGGTTCGTGCTCATCAACCACATGGGTGATGCTGATGAAGCTCCGCCGCTGGTAACGCCAACGACTTCAATCACAGATCCACTCCCTGGAGTGAGGGAAACGATCAGTTGAAAATCTTGCAATGCAGGAGCAGGATTGCTGCCGTTAAAGTCCCACTCTTGAGGAGGATTTACAAGTTCTCCATCAATAACGGTACGTTTCAGAGCATTGTGACCAAACACCGAAGCGCGGGTACGTAACGCATAAACTTTTACTTCCGGTTGCTCCTCACTATGTGACACCGTGACACTTTGCCAAGCGCGATAAAGTGCAGCACTTAAATCAGGCTGGAGTGCAGTCAGCAAACGGGGGGCAGTATCTGCTTCGCAGGCAAACGTGGTTGCAACATCACGAGACAGACGCAAGGCATTCTTGGGTTGCTGAGATGGCGGTTTTGTCAGAGGTGCAACCAGGCGATCGAGTTTGGGAACCGCAGCACTTAATTCACATAGTTCAGAAACAGGATCTTCGCAACTCGTCGTGCTTGAAGTTGATCCAAGACGTGGATTAATTGGTTCACTAAAACGTTCATCAGCTCGTACAATTGAGCGTTCTGATACTAATTGACGAGATTCCTGAACTTTCTGTAACTTGATTCGAGTCCGATTCTCAACTGGCTGAAGTTCTACACTTTCAACCCGATGCAAAACCTGCTGGTTGTTTGCTTCACCAATCACAAAGAGCAGTGGATCATTTGGCTTGAGATTGGTGCTAATGCCTTGCAAATACAGTGTGTCTGATGTCAGTTTTTTCCGAGCTGTATCCAGTTGCAGCCGCTGCGGTCGAGTTAATCGCGGCTTTAGCTCATTCCACGCCGATCGCGCTTCCAGTTTTTCTGAGGTTTCAAAAGACTGAGGCAGTTCACCCGGACCTGGCAAACTTTGCACTCGATTCCCTGGTGCAATTTCAACCGTTTGATCTTTTTCGAGCGTATAAGCCAGAAACACGCTGGCAGCAACACCCGGACGCAAGCGATAGCCCACCAAACGCGCTAATTCCAGAATCGATCGCCGCTCTGTTGCCGTTCGTAAATAACCTTCGTTTGCAATTCGCTCTTGATAAAAGGTCAGCACATCTGCCACAGTTGCCCAGGCATCGAGAAAGGCAATTGCCGCATCGGAGGGCAATCGCGTTTTCAAACCGTTTAACTCTGGATAATCAGGACTCGACAAGCGAGCCACCATGGTTTCCAGAAAAGTTGCATGAGTTCCCACTCGATAGGAAATGGCACTCAAGCCGGGTCGGTTATATGTGGGCAACGGCGTCACCTGTTCGACCCCGTCGCAGCAGCCACAGGTTTCCTTCATCGTCCACCTCTCAAATTCAGCGTTAATTTACCTTGTTCAGGAAAGCTCGGATCGTTATCCAGTTGCGCAATTTCGTGCGAAGCCAGCGGCAAAATGCCTGTCTCTAACTCTTGATTGGGCAGTTGATTCAAACGATTCAGTGTCGTGATCTTGGCACTCTCTACGCCCTCTACAGAAAGTACGGCTGCAACTAGCTTGCTGATGGCGATCGAATCTCCAAAGCTCAGACGATCGGGATGGAAGAATCCCTGTGTCCCGTTAGATAATTGGCGATTGCTTAACTGATCGAGCAAGGCTGCTTTCACCTGTCCGCGCAGATAATGCGGCAAAACACAGACTGTCATTGCCAAGTCAATTGGGACGTAGTGTGCTGCTACCACGCGCAAACTGTAACCAATCCGGCGATAACGATGTAAATATCCGGCGATCGCCTCCAGAAAATCTGGATTGGCAACTGCTTGACCTAGCGGATCGATCGCGATCACCACTTCATACCAGCTTCCAGTCCAGCGTAAAGTTGCGGCTGCCCGCTGTACACGCCGACCCTGTGCATCATGGTAAGTTTCGGCAAGTCGAGCATAATCATCGGGAGTAATTGCGCGTTCTAGCTTGCGGCGAAATGCTTGAGGGGCAAACAGTTTCACTTCTTCCAGGGGTTCTGGCTCTGCGCCGCCGATCGCTGGTAAAGGATTGCGAGGAGTTAGACGAATGCCACTTTGAGGAGAATTGCGAAAAACGAGATGAGAGATGGTTTCTGCCCCAACATTCCCTGCCAACCCATTTCCCACCCGGTAATTCGCGTAGAATTCAGCATCGACCGCAGGTTGCTGTCCAAGTTCACCGTCTCCAAAACGCAGTTGTGCCCGTCGATCGTTGTCCATCTCTACAATAAAGTGACGATCGTGCTGGTGACTAGAGAGCAAATCAAACTGAGGCATCCAGCGCCATTGCAGGGTTTTGGGATCGATCGACTGTAAGGAATTCGGTTGTGATGAATGGTCTTGTCTTGTATTTGCGGTCTTTGCGAATTTGATTCCCGCCAGTTTAATGTTGGGTAGTGCCTGATGTGGGTCTTGCCGTAACCAACTCATTGCAGGTCCTTCTTGAACGAGCGGCTGACGGTAAGTGAGGGCAGGCTCCTGCAGTTGTGGAGCGAATCGCTTCGGCAAAATTTGCGTATCAGCAGGTAGTCCGACCCCTTCACAACGCACGATCGGTGCAGCAGCTTCAACTTTGCCCAACGGTTCAACAAGCGATCGCCCATGATCCACCAGAATCACATTCCCTCTGGCAACACTGATGTTGTTCAAGTATTTACAGTGAGGCGCTGGCCCGATCGCAGAAATGCAAAGAGCAAACGGCAATGCTTCTTCAACTGCCCACTCAATCTCCACGATCGGTTGGTTATACAGCGCATCCACTCCTGGCTCTACACGGGTTAAACGCACTACGTGACGGTGCTTTGGGTCTGCATCTGCGGGATTGCCCGTTTTGGGTCCCATGACTTCTTCTAAAATCAGAATATCTCCCGGTTGCAAATGCAATTTACGCTGGCGTGAGGGAGGCTCTGGAGTGGGGTCGCAAGCACAAGGGTCTGAGTTTGGGGAGTGGGGTCGCGAAACTTGTGTCCACTCATCCTTTAAGGTGGCAGCAGTTGCTCCCTTCGGCAGGCAGCACTCTCGATCGCCCCAGGTGTAAAAGTAAAGTTCGTTGTGGGCAGCATAAAGATCGATCGGTGCCGTTGCCATCGGTTCAAAGACTTCATAGCGATCGGCAGGAATTTCTTTCAAGCTTGCTGCTGATAAGGTATGTCCACTAACAGGTAAAACATCATTGCAGCCTGTAATTAAATAAACGTCCTGTGGATCAAGCGTGAACTTCATTGTTCCTTCCAGCTTGAGACAAACCCAGGCCCGAGCGTTGCAGCCTTCATGCATCAAATAGTCCATTAAGCGAGCATGACGCCGCACTGAAATTCGCTGACGTGCCGTTCCCAAATATGCTTCAGTGGCAACTGCATCCTGGTAATAGCTGAGATAGTCACCCACATAAGCCAACAGTTCAACCACTGCGATCCCCAAATCTGGAATATGGCGCTCTTGCCACTCCGGCATTATCAGAGACAGTCGATCGAGCAACAGTTGGCGGAAGCTGGCGTAATCTTTGGCAAGGTAGCTAATTTCTGGTTCGACGCGTTGTGGCTCTGGACAACTCGTAGGCTGCTTGCAGTCCAGATCGCTGGGACAACCGACCTTAAAGTTGAACGAGATCTGGTCGTAGTGTGGATCAACACCAGGCAAGGGCTGATCGGTTGGCTGACCATACTCATCTGTTGCAACCAGACGCAGTTGGTAATCGGAGAAATCACCGGGACGATCGAGGTTAACTTGCATTGCATCATCTAATTCCGGATCGTCTTCTCGAATGACTTCAATATCTAAGACACGAATATTTTGAATGCGTCTACCACCATCAATTCGAACGTTGCTTTTGGCGATCGTTTCGGGAGCTTTCCCTAAAAAGTAAACGGTTAACGTGCGTTGATTGGCGCTGACTTCCAGATAATCTAGCCCGACTAAATGGGGAGTCGTTTGGACTCGGTGACGGCGTTGTTCGAGCTGACAGGTGAGTGCGGGTGGATTCATAGCCCTGTCCTCCGTTCAAAGGTGATGGTGCGTTGATCTCCAGTGCGACGAACGCGATATTGCACCCAAATTCGTAAAGCACCATCTTCGCTAGTCACTTCTAGCTTTTGAATTTCAACCAGATCACTCAACCAGCGTTGCAAAGATGCTTGAATTGTAAATTGCAGAGCCGTTGCCAGTTCTGGGCTATTGGGCGCAAATACCATTGCCATTAGTCCACAGCCAAAGTCGGGACGGTTAACACGTTCGCCTGGATTGGTAAATAGTAATTGTTCGATTAAGTCGCGAATATGGTCAGCATCATCAATAATCGCAGTGCGTCCACGACTATCAAAATCAAATGGAAAATCAATATTCATTAAAGTCTTTTGCATTACATTCCCCGCACACGTAATTGTGTGACTAAAATACTCAGTGATGTACCAGTTGGGATACAAGTTGCAATACTGTCCTGCAATAAAACAGGAACACCGTTGGCTTTAATTCGCAAAGCTGCGGTTGTCCATTGAGCCGTCACACAAGGAGGACTGGGAACACTGGCGAGTGAACATCCAGCGATCGCATAAGGGCTGGTTTGAGTGACGATCGGTTGACCACTGACAGTGACACGCGGATTCACCACAATTGGCTGTGCCTGGCCCGCATGAGCACACATCACCGTTGCACCAACATGCAAGAAATTTCCTGGCATCACGTCACCTCCAATGCCCCATCATTGACGGAAACCTTGATCAAATTCAGCTTGACGTTGGCTCCCTGACCATTATTAATTTCAATCCCAGTCATATCCATCTTGATCTTCATTCCCATTTGGGTTTCGATCGTGACACCACCAATTCCCGGCAAATCATTTAGCGTAATCGTTGCTGTATCTGTCTTTAGCACTTTCATCTCAGGGAGAGCAGGCATCACAGGTACTTCGCCTAACGCCCAAAAACAGCCCGTCCAGATGGGATAATCTGGGTCGCCATGCTCAAATTCAATCCACACCGACGCATTGGTTGGCGGTATCATGAACAGCCCCACCCCATTTCCGGCATAAGGCACACTGGGCATTGCCCAACCGCATTCCCCCTCTCCGAAAATGTCTTGTACTTTAGCGCGGATGCGCCCCAACATCATGGGATCTTGGTTGCTTGTTACTACACCCCGATATTTGCCGTAGAAGGGAGGTCCCTGTTGGTTCATGACGCCGTCCTATAAAAACTAAAAATAAAAAAGTTCAATGAAATTAAGGAATAACAGCCGGTGTTAATGCGCCTCGCCCTTCTCTGGTTAGCGTGAAACGCTGTTGATATTGCCCCCGCTGGATTTGATGCGTCACTTCTTTGACGTAATAATTGCCGTCATAGCTGAACCCAACTCCACGCACTCCCACAAGCTGGCGCGATCGCAAGGCTCGTCCATAACGGACTGCATCCACTTCACCTGTTGCCGTCACTGCATCGGAAGATTGACTAGAGGCAGAAACGCCTCGCAGAGCAGCCTGAGCCGGATTAAGATTGGCAGTGTTGCGCGGTAAGGTTTTGCGTAATGGAGTTGCAGGGCGACTCGCTAAAGGAGGCTGTAAACCGCTGGGTAGCGGAATTGTAATGGGCAGTTTTGTCACTGGCTCCACGATCGTGATTTGAGGCGCAGCCGGACCCAGTGCATTAAAACTAAAGTGAATTGGCTGATCTACATTGGTATTCGGTCCCATATTCATCGTCAGCGCAGATTGAGGCTGTCCTAGCCGATTGTCTAGTCCCCAATAAGCCCTGGTTGTAAATGGTGTAAAACCTGGTTCAATATAGAAGACAAAGCCATTGCGGCGGGCAAGCCGCTGAATAAAAGCAAGATCCGTTTCTTGCTGGCTGGTAATGCGTTGGAGTTCGATCGGGATATCTGGCGTGAATGTAACGACAGGAATTAATCCGTAACCAAGAAGCAGTCTGGTGACGATCGCTGAATCAGGCTGGTTGGGGTAGGTTTCACTTTTTTCCTCTAAATCTAGCTTTAGCGTAATGTCTTCTCCGGTGACAATCAGCTGTGATTCACCCGGTCGATTACTCGGTACAATTTGATGACTCGTAATAATGCCATCAATTAACGGTTGAGGTAATGCATTGATGATCGTGGAGATGATGACGCGACTGGGCGGATCAAACAAACCGCTGAGCAGCAGACTGTAATCTAGCGGTGAATCCTTACCCAAACTGAAGGTCATTTGAAACGCATCACGTTCTTGATCACGGTTCTTGACTTCTACGCTAATCAACGCTTCTATGACTGGATAAGGCGCAGGCAGCGGCACCGTTGGACCAATCATCAGTTGCAACCGAACACCCAAATCAAGCATGACTTA
The DNA window shown above is from Trichocoleus sp. and carries:
- a CDS encoding GPW/gp25 family protein is translated as MQKTLMNIDFPFDFDSRGRTAIIDDADHIRDLIEQLLFTNPGERVNRPDFGCGLMAMVFAPNSPELATALQFTIQASLQRWLSDLVEIQKLEVTSEDGALRIWVQYRVRRTGDQRTITFERRTGL
- a CDS encoding putative baseplate assembly protein; translation: MNPPALTCQLEQRRHRVQTTPHLVGLDYLEVSANQRTLTVYFLGKAPETIAKSNVRIDGGRRIQNIRVLDIEVIREDDPELDDAMQVNLDRPGDFSDYQLRLVATDEYGQPTDQPLPGVDPHYDQISFNFKVGCPSDLDCKQPTSCPEPQRVEPEISYLAKDYASFRQLLLDRLSLIMPEWQERHIPDLGIAVVELLAYVGDYLSYYQDAVATEAYLGTARQRISVRRHARLMDYLMHEGCNARAWVCLKLEGTMKFTLDPQDVYLITGCNDVLPVSGHTLSAASLKEIPADRYEVFEPMATAPIDLYAAHNELYFYTWGDRECCLPKGATAATLKDEWTQVSRPHSPNSDPCACDPTPEPPSRQRKLHLQPGDILILEEVMGPKTGNPADADPKHRHVVRLTRVEPGVDALYNQPIVEIEWAVEEALPFALCISAIGPAPHCKYLNNISVARGNVILVDHGRSLVEPLGKVEAAAPIVRCEGVGLPADTQILPKRFAPQLQEPALTYRQPLVQEGPAMSWLRQDPHQALPNIKLAGIKFAKTANTRQDHSSQPNSLQSIDPKTLQWRWMPQFDLLSSHQHDRHFIVEMDNDRRAQLRFGDGELGQQPAVDAEFYANYRVGNGLAGNVGAETISHLVFRNSPQSGIRLTPRNPLPAIGGAEPEPLEEVKLFAPQAFRRKLERAITPDDYARLAETYHDAQGRRVQRAAATLRWTGSWYEVVIAIDPLGQAVANPDFLEAIAGYLHRYRRIGYSLRVVAAHYVPIDLAMTVCVLPHYLRGQVKAALLDQLSNRQLSNGTQGFFHPDRLSFGDSIAISKLVAAVLSVEGVESAKITTLNRLNQLPNQELETGILPLASHEIAQLDNDPSFPEQGKLTLNLRGGR
- a CDS encoding phage baseplate assembly protein V, yielding MNQQGPPFYGKYRGVVTSNQDPMMLGRIRAKVQDIFGEGECGWAMPSVPYAGNGVGLFMIPPTNASVWIEFEHGDPDYPIWTGCFWALGEVPVMPALPEMKVLKTDTATITLNDLPGIGGVTIETQMGMKIKMDMTGIEINNGQGANVKLNLIKVSVNDGALEVT
- a CDS encoding putative baseplate assembly protein, yielding MKETCGCCDGVEQVTPLPTYNRPGLSAISYRVGTHATFLETMVARLSSPDYPELNGLKTRLPSDAAIAFLDAWATVADVLTFYQERIANEGYLRTATERRSILELARLVGYRLRPGVAASVFLAYTLEKDQTVEIAPGNRVQSLPGPGELPQSFETSEKLEARSAWNELKPRLTRPQRLQLDTARKKLTSDTLYLQGISTNLKPNDPLLFVIGEANNQQVLHRVESVELQPVENRTRIKLQKVQESRQLVSERSIVRADERFSEPINPRLGSTSSTTSCEDPVSELCELSAAVPKLDRLVAPLTKPPSQQPKNALRLSRDVATTFACEADTAPRLLTALQPDLSAALYRAWQSVTVSHSEEQPEVKVYALRTRASVFGHNALKRTVIDGELVNPPQEWDFNGSNPAPALQDFQLIVSLTPGSGSVIEVVGVTSGGASSASPMWLMSTNLTIDNQTLTDPNHQLPAQGQSFTVTQNGISLNVTVVESSSSEFLPLILDFVLPDRNINVRLSIDPEQQLQISSIGNQPICIDSTVSQPSLPTPSPGILFNISSGEPTNSVTITVNGSVSETADRTEIGDVIWLDTSYGQILPQSWVVIERPEPLNSTIPQQIISQVKAVSDRSRNEYNLPVKATRIELQNHQWLDPNRETFRIVRETAVFAQSEELKLAAGPITPVEAEKQNPIQENEIELAELYRGLEAGRWMIVSGERTDLPDGTSGVRASELVMLAGVDQRVDPTLPGDQPHTFLRLAQPLAYQYKRDTVTVYGNVVKATHGETRREVLGSGNASQELQSFRLQQFPVTYLAAPTPAGSASTLEVRVNDILWRETETLADLEKDDRKFITQTDDQGKTTVIFGNGRQGARPPSGIENIKALYRTGIGKPGNVKAEQLSLLATRPLGVKSVINPLPATGGADAESRDQARRNVPLALMALDRLVSVKDYADFTRTFAGIGKASATRLSDSQRQLVHLTIAGADDIPIDQNSDLYQNFLQALKQSGDPNQPVQVELRELLLLVIEANVKIHPDYLWESVVTQIRTALLETFSFEQRQLGQPAYLSEVIRTIQQIPGVDYVDVDTFGGIPEKEVDPNNPKKRRVLPPSEIVKRLDQLKNGEPASFVAVNLAGNQDGSIHPAQLAYLTPAVPDTLILNRI